ATGTTGGACTAAATATAAActcatgttcacatgttcatcgaGGGCTCTTGAAATCAGAGGCCATCTACAACCTAGACTCGATTGATGGTGCATTATTCATGACACTAGAAGTTTATTCCACCATATGGTACATGTTTGCAAGTCTGATTTACGATAAAGGAAAATTCATCTAATGAGCATCTCCCGGATTTCCTTGGTATACATGCCTCTAGTAACAGCATAAATTAAACATGTCGGAGGAACTAAACGAACAACCAACCAGGCAGTACCTATTAAACAAGCAGAAGATGAAGAGTTTTATGACACCCAGCATATAGTGCCCGAAGAGATGAAATGGGCTCTCCCGCTGCGAAAACTGGAACAACCTGAAACCTGCAAGACTCGGTTCGGCCTTCTTAGCTTAGCTTCAGTTCAGCCGCCTTCTCTTGTTGCGGTGTATGTCCCCACCGTCCACATCCAAAGAAGCCAAGGCGTCGCTTCTTCCCCTCCTCCTCAGGGTTCTTGAAGACCCTGCATTGCTAGGTTCTCCTACGCTCTCAGTGAAAGCAGCATCCTCCTGAATGACAGCCATGGTGCTTGAGTTAGAAACTTGATCTGCAGCCAATGCTGCTGCAGCGGCATGAGCTCCATCAACTGCGGGCTCATGATTTGGCGAACTTGACGAAGTCGATGCTCTGTGACTGAAGTGACTGAATGGGCTTGGCCTAGAAAACCTTCTAAGATCACTCACCGCCGTTGCCAACCTCTCTGTATTCGCAAGGCCTTCAAGGGTAAGTCGCTGCAGCAAATCAATTCCTTCTGAGGAGAGTGGGCTTGAGCTGCGCCTCGGTGGATCCGGCACGCTGTTCACTGGCACTCCGCCGCTGGGAGCGGAAGAGTCGACAAATGTAGGGTTCTCCGCCTCTCTCTGCAGCCTCCTTGCCCTCATCCTAGTAGTGATCCGGCCCAAGCGGCCGGTCTGATGAGCATGGTCTATCATCTCCTGGACAGATGATGACTCAGGAGGCCCTTCGAACCTGCCAACGCTGGTCATAATCTGCTGATCAAGAATGCGCCTCCAGGACGACAGTATCCCGTGCGCCTCGCCGAGCCTCCTGGAGATGGGGCGCAGATGGTGGAACTGCTGCCGGAAGCTCTCGAGCCGGTTCCCGTGCGGCCTGGCCGGGATGGTAGGAGCAGACGCATTGCCATCGTCTGCAAGTTTCTTGTCCGCCGCGTCTGAGGATGAATTGCCTCTCCCGTAGATGGGAGTGATGTTCCCTTCGGTGACCTCGCCCTTGCAGACGGGGCACTCCTTGTGGGTGGAGTGGACGTGCAGCCACTGGTAGAGGCAGGGCCAGCAGAAGAGGTGGCCGCAGGAGGTGACCACCGGCTCGTCCGCCATGTCGAAGCAGATGTTGCACTCGAACATGGCGGTGCTCTTGCCGCCCTCGGCGGGCTCGTTGTCGGAGGCAACCACGGCCCCGGCGGCGGTCAGCTTGGTGTCCGTTGCGACGGTGTCGTCGCGCTCGGGCTcttgcggtggtggaggtggaggtggagcttCGTTGTCCGGGGTGGGGGCGTCGGAGCTGAGCGGGGGCAGGTCCGACCGGAACCGCCTCGGGCGGTGGTACCGCAGCTGGCGGCCGCTCGGGGAGATCAGGCGGCGGTAGCGCTCGGACCGGTCCGGGCGGAAGGTTGAGGAGGCGGTCGAGGAGGACGGGCGGTCCGCCCAGCCGAGCAGCTCGCTGGGCcgcagcggcgcgggcggcggcggcgcgtgcaAGAAAGCGAAGTCGAGGTCGTCCGCGAGCTCCGGTATGGCGTCCGAGGCGGCCGGCAGGTAGAGGTCCGGCGGCGGGCGCATCAGGTCGGCCCGGGTGGGGGAGTAGGGCGGGTGGAGCGGGCGGAGCGGCTCCGTGTCGGGCGGCGGCGCgtcggcggaggcggcggaggaggagggggaggaggagagcATGGAGTTGCCGAGGGCGAGGTCGGAGCCGAGATCGGGGCGGCGCGTGCGCGCGCCGCGGGGCAGGCCGAGGTAGAGGTTCAGATCCATCCTCCTGCGGCTCCGGGCGGCGTCATCGGCGGCCATCCGGCGGCGGCGCGCCTAGCTGCGGACGACGCGACCTCCGTCACGGCGCACCGCGGGACACCACCTCGCCACCATCAGGGCATCGAGGCACGATCCGGCGGTGCCGTGGTGGGAGGTTGGGTGGGTAGGTGGATGcggttgggcggcggcggcggcggcgagggaggtgGGGAATTATAAGGCGAGGCGAGAGGCGGGTGGCTGCGTAGGGAGGAGGAATGGAGGAGCAGGAAGGAAGCACGCGATCCGCAAGGCTGTCTTCTGTTCTGTCTTGGTGACGGAAAGAAAACAGCGGCTGCGGCACGTCAGGGTTGTCCTAAACCGGCTGCGGCGTGTCAAGCTGCCTTTAGCCGCTGTGTAGGCGCTAGGTTAAGCGGTCCATTTTCTTTCTAGGGTTTTCATATTTCTAGGGTTTTTTTTTGGTGCCAAATGTATAAGATAAGAAAGATATCATAATAGAGAAAAAGTAATTATATTGTCTTGTATTTCATAGACTATCCTATTGTGTAAACTTGTCTTGTACACCGTTGCAACGGTTATCATTTTGGCGCGAGTGATACAATTCGAACGGACACGAGTTGAAGGGGCATAAGCTAAAAGAGGGCGCAAGTGAACCGTTGTGACGGTTACCAAGTTGGCGCGAGTGATACAACCCGAGCGGATACGAGTTGATCGGCGTCTATTTCGGGAGGGTGTGAGTGAAACATCGCGACAATTGCCCACTTGGCGCGAGCAAACCCTCACGCCAGTTGCTAACTTGGCGCCAAATGAATCTAAACAGTTGGGAAGCGTCTACCTACCTTTTGCATATAGTCCCCATGGTGGTATTATACGGGTCTTTTTTGCGAGATGTACGGAACTCAGTAGAGATAAAGTAGTCAAATTGTCCGTAGACTATCAAATTGTCTTGTATAAAGTTGCGACGTTTGTTACTTTGGTGTGAGTGATAGAACTCGAGCAGCCACGAGTAGAGGGGCATATGCTAAAAGGAGGCGACAGTGAACCGTAGCGACGGTTACCAGCTTCGCGCGAGTGGTATAATTCGAGCGGGGACAAGTTGATTAACGTATGGTTGAAAAGGGGGTGTGAGTGAAACGTCACGACAATTGCCAAATTGGCGCGAGCAAACCGTCATGACGGTTGCCGGCTTGGCGCCAAATGAATCTAACTAGCTATGACGTGTTTACCTTCCTTTTGCGGATATCATCGGCAATATTATATAGGCAACACGACAATATGTGGCCGATCTCACTAGTGATTTCTTTCTTGAGAGTACCCCAAAGGTGTACACAATTGTTTTTATAGAAGGAGATAAAAGGCTTTTTTTTACAATATGTTGTTATGTGCTCCCAAAATATAGCAGAAACACCACAATAGCGTAGGTGGGCCCTGTAAATTTTAAACACCACGTCACACACCTAATCACATAGCTCACGCGGAGGCGGCAAATAATAGCCGCCAAAAATAATTGCGTTCGGGAACATGCACACTTGGCGCTTCGCATCCACCGTGTGATCTCCTATCGTGGCATCACGCCTATACGTGATGAATAGACGGTGCAAAATTGAAAACTATGTAGGGTAAGGTGCAACAGACAATTTTTGTCGTGTTTCGTGCATCTTTTAGGGCTAAAAAGGTAATCGCAATCAAGGATAACAAATTAGCTTCTCCATTTCTTTCAGATTGTAATTTTCATATCATTAAGATAATAAATATTTCATTAACATATAAAAATCATTAAAATACACTCCAAATGTTGTTAATTTTATAATTTGAGGTAGCCAAACATGAAACTAAACATTTTATTTTGCAGCAACTTAACTACATATTATAACCTATTTTAGAACTAATCTCTTAGTTCTTGTTCTAGTTCTTGGCATCTTTAACTTGCCTTGCGCTGACCTCGTCGACGATTTGTTCTTCGTTAGGGTGATAATCGGTTTAAAAAATTTATTAGTGTGGAAGCGCTTGTCGTTATTTGGTCACTTTGGCTATATAGAAATAATAAGGTTTTTAATGGTAATTTTTTCTCGTGCATGTTATACACCGGTGCACAACTTTGATCTGTTCATGGTCGTTTttacaacatgtgaagaatcaaggccaatttatggaggtgtctacccGGTTGGAAGGCACGGCGGTGGATAATTTTATCTAACATTGATGGCAATCTGATCTTCAGATTGGCCATCCACCGCCTTAGGCATCTTCAGAGTTTCTTGAGGATTACATGTATTGCACATTTTTAATTTGTTTTATACTTTTGAATGGTCTTGTGTGGTTGTGTAAATCTTAGTTATGCAAAGACCGGGTGTAGTACACAGAAAATCTAGTGCTCGTGTACCCGTTGAACCTCCATGACTCGATGCATCTTATGCTTGACCTATACATCTATAGTCATGTCCACGTGAGAAGTGCGGCTATGCTGAAGAACCCTTACTTGGCTCTATGGACTCATCATCTTGGATATACCGCGTCCTTGCCCATGATGCGTCCTCCTATTTGAAGTCCATAACCTAGATTGAACTGCCAAGCATACGAAAATATTAGAATTGAGAGAGAATCCTTATTTTCAAATGTCACCGGTCATAGCAAATCCTCCTTGAAGCGTAACAGAGGGCTTTATGGTTATTTGGTAGAGCACAGACACATCAGCGACCAAGGTCAAGAGAAAACATCATCTCAGTTAGTTTCACGGCCGAGCAATGTGATGACAAGCCACAGTTTCACACATTGTTCTGCCGCCTCATTGCCTAGCATGACTATAATGTCCTCCATCCAAGGATTAGCCTGCAAGGCTCTTGTGCCTTGTGCTGATAGAATTAAGAAGAGGCGAAGATAGAGAATTTTTTTATTATTCAACGTCCGGTCGAATCATGGCCAATGGCTATTGGAATTTCATCTATCTTTCTATTTTCAAAAGAAAATTTAGATTTGTTAGAAAAAAGCGAAAGTGTTTTTGGCTCCCGAGCTCCAGTGCTCTCGCCATTTGAAAAAAAAATACAAGTTactaaaaaatctgaaaaataattttggggattttcaatGATACATATCACAATCAAGCAAAATCACAACCCgaaatttgttttattttgtgctagacaaaaatgacaaaatctgatatgtttgggagatttaaaaatgactactcacaTCTACacttttatcatttttgtgtagaTCAGAATATAAACTATTTGAAGTTGATATTTAACACGTATGCGAAATACAACATTGACTATATACAAATttattttcagaattttttgaaacacaaaaataagaattttattaaaaaaaatagaaTCACTCGTGCTCATATGCACCAAATCTCTATCAGCGAAGAAGGCAATGTTTTCAACTGTCATATCTTCTATGCATATGTCTGTCCGAAACAGCACAGACTTGCCATTCCTGGTCTGAATCCTATCAAGGGTATGCAAAACTGTAGTTGCCTATGTGTCCTTAATCATTTGCAGACATTACCATGGCCTatctttctattcttaataggtgaTCCCATTTTCCTGGACATGCAAGGTATCCACCTCATCAAGCATCACTAAGCAATCACAACCTGCCACGTAAGCAATTCTTCCACGTCAAACATGCAGCCCATCATTAAGTGCCAACTCAGCAAGTTATTATAAGAAAAAATGCCACCTTAGCAAATATTTTtacttttcttccgtaaatacaacGTGCCATCTAATTACGCTCCCGGCTCGCAATGGCCCAGCACATCCTTCGTGCACCACATGTTGTTTCACCTCTCCATCTCCTCGGCACGAATTGACAAAGAAAATTCACCCCGACCTTTCCTCTCAAAtcttctcctcttcctcttccggaTCAACACGGTGCCATGCATGTCCATCCGACTTCATACCAAATTACTCATTCTGTAACTCCCCCAATAACCGATGGAGAGTTAAGCACCGCAGCTGCTGCGCGTTCATTTGATCAGCTGGCTTGGAAGCCCTTTTTTTTGCGCCGGAGACGGCGATTTGGTGGCCGTATGTTGGCCCAAACTTCATATTCGAAAACCTTTTCGAATTTGGTGACCGTGTGTTGGCTCAAACTTTAAATTTGTAAAATTATTCGAATTTCTATGCTTTTGTTTGTATTTTCAAATTCAATTCATCTATTGGGGCCGTCGTATGGGGCGCGCCGTTATGGGAGCAGCTTCCCTAAATGGAGAATGTTGTGCTGACATCCCCCATACGACAATGCCGGTGCCCCTGACGGCGACTATTTAAGGAGCGCCGGTGGAAATGCTCTAAGAGCTGGTGGATTGGCCTTGCTGCGACGACTTTGATGCGTGCAAGGGAACATGCACAAGCGATATGGCCTCTTTGCCATGTTggtactacctccatttcaaaaCTTAAGActtatattttttttgaaaaattaaACTAAGTAAAGTTTGAGCATTTTTTTTGAACAATTTATCAACAACcataatatgttgtagatatcatacaaaaatatatgtcATTATCTCTTTCATGATATTAATTTTATATCTTACATGTtacaacttagtcaaacttaacatagtttgactttctaaaaataacatAAGCCTTaaattttgggatggaggtagacgACCTTGAGCATGGGGGGAAGCCATTCTAGATTAGTGAGGAGCCGAAGAGCTGGCTGCAGATCTAAATATCTCGATGGTGGCTACAGTTCTTCAATGCGGTCATTTcattaggctggtcatagtgcatagtatcatattgtagtatcatgcatatgatacttgtctatgatactatcattatagtgggtggtattatagagtagtatcataatcttctaaatttattgttttgcagaatcccaatacaaaatgtgtgtacaagatctatttagcattaacttttctcgtactgtgcgctatgatacagtatccacctatgttactctaaggctggtcatagtggtaagtattatatagtagtatcatgcatatgatactactacatgatattatctctatagtgggtagtatcatggagtagtatcatagtcatgctacATTTATTGTTTTTtacaatctcaatgcaaatttgtgtacaagatttgtttagcattaatttttctcgttgtttgcgctatgatatagtatctacctatgttattctaatctcctctctcctccttaattagctgccacatcagtatttttgtgggaccaatgtgcatgatactagttatgatactagcactatggccagcctaatcttgtctctcctcattaattagatgccacatcagcatttttgtgggcCTAAGATGCATAATACTATTtaagatactagcactatggacaGTCTTAGGCTCTCATGGCTCTGTCTTGGATAAGGTCAAATCTTACATCGAGTTCAGGAGAGCCACCGTGCATGTATGAAGTGTATCAAATAGGCAAAAGTTTATTCCGGGACCTTTAGGTACGGATCATGAAGTTATACATTGTGCCCACAATTGAGCAGAAGTTGAAGGCCCTTGTTTGGTTGGTTGGAAGGCCGTTTCTCGCTTCCACTGGGCTGAAAATCACTCGTTTTGTTGGCTAGGTCGCATGAAAAAGCTGCATTGCACGAACTTTAAAGTGGCCAAAAAGTTAGCCCGCGAGAAACGTTTGATTCGTTCGTTTTTTCTGGGGAAAGGCGCTGGGGAGCGCAAATCGGTCGGATTCGTGCGCAGGGGAAACACGGTGGAAAAGGTGGGAGCTCCCCGTTTAGACGCGCAAAGTAGCCTCACCACCCGCCATAGTCGGTCACCCCTAGCGAAAACGAGATTCCCTTTAGCGAAGAAGGTGACGACAGTGATCTAGATCTGCGGCGGCGGCGATGAGCTAGATCTGTGGCGGAGATCTCCGGGACCGTCTCCCACAACCTCATCGTTGAGTTTTCCAGCTGGTTTGCGAGTTCCACATCTCCAGGACCGGCGACCCGTTTGTGCCTCCATCCCCTTCGTCTCCGGCTCCGGCAAGATGCAGCTGCCTTCCAAAAGGATTGTAAGCTCAAGCAACCTACTACCGTCCCTCCTCTTAGTGATTTAGCGTAGATACATGCCGATTTAGCCTAGATTCGTTCCAATTTAGCTCCTGATTTTGCCACATCAAAATGCCTAGGACGACCTGCAGAAGATGTTTGTTCAAGCGGGTGCCCTCGTAGTTGTGATTCAGGCATGTGTATTTTGTATGCACGTGAGAGCCATTCATCGCCACACTAGGCTCAGCGTGACATATGCACCAATGTTTGTCTGCGacagagagaggatgaacaaccTGAACTACATCTACAACAATAGCGATGTGGAATCGGTGAACATGCCGAGGATGAAAAAACTGCTTTCAACCAACTTGTGAACACATTAAGAGGGAGCGGTTGCTCAGGGACAACATTCACACCTGTATTGAAGAGCAGGTGGCTATGTTCCTTCATGTCATCGGGCAAAATCAACGATTCTGGGTCATCCATAGCACATGAAGGAGATCGACTGAGACAGTTTCCATGTACTTCAAGGAAGTCCTCTATGCTATTGGAAAACTGAGAGGAGAGATGATCAAGCCTTCATCTTCCACCATCCCCACCAAGATCGCTGAAAGTCACCGATGGTTTCCATATTTTAAGGTGAGCAACACCTTGTACAACGGATTTACACATTTGTGCAGAATGTTCATGTTAATGTACACTATTGGAGAACTTTCAGCTCTTTACTGTTGTGCATCAGAAATGGCTTACCATTTGTTCATGTTCATCTTAGGATTGTGTTGGTGCCATTGATGGTACTCATATCACAACAAAAGTGCGAAGAAGCCACTCGCTTTCTTACATAGGGAGGAAGCACTACAACAGCCAGAATGTGCTTGCCGCTGTGGACTTCAATATGAAGTTCACATATGTGCTTGCTGGGTGTGAAGGATCAACCCATGATGCTACCATTTTGGTTGACAGCTTGGAGAGAGTTGATGGTTTGAAGGTCTATGAGGGTAAGTTGTACCTAGCTGATGCCGGCTATGCTTGCCATCCTAGTTTTCTCCCACCCTTGAGGACCACAAGGTACCACATCAATGAGTTCTCTACAAGGTTATACCCCAAGAATGCCAAGGAACTCTTCAATCTCAGACACTCTAGCCTCAGGGTCACCGCCGAGAGGGCATTTGCAGCTCTGAAGAACAAATTTAATATCCTTGAGCATAAGCCTTTCCACACCTTTTCCACCTAGGTTAACCTATTGCTGGCTTGTTGCATTCTGCATAAATGGATCTTACGCTGGGGTATTGATTCGTTTTTTCTCGGACGATAATGAGGTCTAGCCTAACGAGGTTGATGTTGGCGATTCGTTTTTTCTCGGACGATAATGAGGTCTAGCCTAACGAGGTTGATGTTGGCGATGTTGTTTCTGCCACCGATAACATGGCCTGAAAGAACAAGAGGCAGGAGTGGGCGAACGCTATGTGGGCTGATAGTGGCCATACCAGGATCTGAAGAAGAAGAGAAGCATTCCCGTGATGTGTGTTG
This Lolium perenne isolate Kyuss_39 chromosome 1, Kyuss_2.0, whole genome shotgun sequence DNA region includes the following protein-coding sequences:
- the LOC139833880 gene encoding protein ALP1-like, which codes for MYFKEVLYAIGKLRGEMIKPSSSTIPTKIAESHRWFPYFKDCVGAIDGTHITTKVRRSHSLSYIGRKHYNSQNVLAAVDFNMKFTYVLAGCEGSTHDATILVDSLERVDGLKVYEGKLYLADAGYACHPSFLPPLRTTRYHINEFSTRLYPKNAKELFNLRHSSLRVTAERAFAALKNKFNILEHKPFHTFST
- the LOC127319766 gene encoding uncharacterized protein isoform X1, giving the protein MAADDAARSRRRMDLNLYLGLPRGARTRRPDLGSDLALGNSMLSSSPSSSAASADAPPPDTEPLRPLHPPYSPTRADLMRPPPDLYLPAASDAIPELADDLDFAFLHAPPPPAPLRPSELLGWADRPSSSTASSTFRPDRSERYRRLISPSGRQLRYHRPRRFRSDLPPLSSDAPTPDNEAPPPPPPPQEPERDDTVATDTKLTAAGAVVASDNEPAEGGKSTAMFECNICFDMADEPVVTSCGHLFCWPCLYQWLHVHSTHKECPVCKGEVTEGNITPIYGRGNSSSDAADKKLADDGNASAPTIPARPHGNRLESFRQQFHHLRPISRRLGEAHGILSSWRRILDQQIMTSVGRFEGPPESSSVQEMIDHAHQTGRLGRITTRMRARRLQREAENPTFVDSSAPSGGVPVNSVPDPPRRSSSPLSSEGIDLLQRLTLEGLANTERLATAVSDLRRFSRPSPFSHFSHRASTSSSSPNHEPAVDGAHAAAAALAADQVSNSSTMAVIQEDAAFTESVGEPSNAGSSRTLRRRGRSDALASLDVDGGDIHRNKRRRLN
- the LOC127319766 gene encoding uncharacterized protein isoform X2, with product MAADDAARSRRRMDLNLYLGLPRGARTRRPDLGSDLALGNSMLSSSPSSSAASADAPPPDTEPLRPLHPPYSPTRADLMRPPPDLYLPAASDAIPELADDLDFAFLHAPPPPAPLRPSELLGWADRPSSSTASSTFRPDRSERYRRLISPSGRQLRYHRPRRFRSDLPPLSSDAPTPDNEAPPPPPPPQEPERDDTVATDTKLTAAGAVVASDNEPAEGGKSTAMFECNICFDMADEPVVTSCGHLFCWPCLYQWLHVHSTHKECPVCKGEVTEGNITPIYGRGNSSSDAADKKLADDGNASAPTIPARPHGNRLESFRQQFHHLRPISRRLGEAHGILSSWRRILDQQIMTSVGRFEGPPESSSVQEMIDHAHQTGRLGRITTRMRARRLQREAENPTFVDSSAPSGGVPVNSVPDPPRRSSSPLSSEGIDLLQRLTLEGLANTERLATAEDAAFTESVGEPSNAGSSRTLRRRGRSDALASLDVDGGDIHRNKRRRLN